A portion of the Paenibacillus sp. PvR098 genome contains these proteins:
- a CDS encoding tagaturonate epimerase family protein, producing MAKLVQIVEALTAGKAAPANSGDIKVYTQSLNTSGPTKLMMVKNLADHTKYLLAVGEGALFDELQGTVEDGAKLCPLTHDNRLVLNRHFEYTKPRAFGTQSSIIGLGDRLGIASPGHIKTVKGKDVRPILAQQSIREVTLMGRDYKQVLDAACYAVFQEGYKDGFGADGDHLKVESDIQMSLDLGFTMLTLDCSEKIDNSIEDASAAEQESKYAGLPQEVRSHYESRYLDQTFQVAGISITFDRETLIKNVLIYGAAIDFMEHVYNTYIKNAANEVDFEISIDETVTATAPESHFFVAKELYGKGLSIYSMAPRFCGEFQKGIDFIGDIGQFEKEMVIHAAIADHFGYKLSIHSGSDKFSVFPIIGKYTKGRFHVKTAGTNWLEAVRTVAKVKPSLYRRMHQYALEHFEEAAAYYHVTTDISKIVPLDQVADAELADTYMNEDNARQLIHITYGILLQAKDAQGGSLFKDEFYRTLSEQEEAYEQSLISHIGKHLELLGK from the coding sequence ATGGCTAAACTTGTTCAAATCGTCGAAGCTTTGACGGCGGGTAAGGCAGCTCCGGCAAATAGCGGCGATATCAAAGTATATACGCAATCATTGAATACATCGGGCCCCACTAAACTGATGATGGTGAAAAATCTCGCGGATCATACGAAATATTTGCTTGCCGTGGGCGAAGGCGCGCTTTTCGACGAACTGCAGGGAACTGTAGAAGACGGAGCTAAGCTGTGTCCGCTCACACATGACAATCGGTTGGTCTTGAACCGTCACTTTGAATATACGAAACCGCGCGCCTTCGGCACGCAAAGCTCAATCATCGGCCTAGGGGACCGGCTGGGTATCGCTTCGCCCGGCCACATCAAGACCGTCAAAGGCAAAGATGTGCGTCCGATTCTGGCGCAGCAAAGCATCCGTGAGGTGACCTTGATGGGACGCGACTATAAGCAGGTGCTGGACGCCGCTTGTTACGCCGTGTTCCAGGAAGGCTACAAGGACGGCTTCGGCGCGGACGGAGACCACTTGAAGGTGGAATCGGATATTCAGATGTCGCTGGACCTCGGGTTCACGATGCTGACGCTGGACTGCTCGGAGAAGATCGATAATTCTATCGAAGACGCGTCCGCTGCCGAGCAGGAGTCCAAGTATGCCGGGCTCCCGCAGGAAGTCCGCAGTCATTACGAATCGCGTTATCTGGATCAAACGTTCCAGGTTGCAGGAATTTCCATCACGTTCGACCGTGAAACACTGATCAAGAATGTGCTCATCTATGGGGCCGCCATTGATTTTATGGAGCATGTGTACAACACCTACATCAAAAACGCTGCGAACGAGGTCGACTTTGAAATTTCGATCGACGAAACGGTGACTGCGACAGCGCCGGAATCTCATTTTTTCGTAGCCAAGGAGCTGTACGGAAAAGGGCTGTCGATCTACAGCATGGCGCCCCGCTTTTGCGGCGAGTTCCAAAAGGGAATCGACTTCATCGGCGATATCGGGCAGTTCGAGAAAGAAATGGTCATCCATGCCGCTATCGCGGACCATTTTGGCTACAAGCTGAGCATTCACTCCGGCAGCGACAAGTTCAGCGTGTTTCCGATCATCGGCAAATACACCAAAGGCCGCTTTCATGTGAAAACGGCAGGCACCAACTGGCTGGAAGCCGTCCGTACCGTGGCCAAAGTGAAGCCTTCTCTTTATCGTCGCATGCATCAATATGCTCTGGAGCACTTTGAGGAGGCGGCAGCCTACTATCATGTGACGACCGATATTAGCAAAATCGTCCCGCTGGATCAAGTGGCTGATGCCGAGCTGGCGGATACCTATATGAATGAAGACAACGCACGTCAATTGATTCATATTACGTACGGCATTTTGCTGCAGGCGAAGGATGCGCAGGGCGGCTCCTTGTTTAAGGACGAGTTCTACCGTACGCTCAGCGAACAGGAAGAAGCGTATGAGCAATCGCTGATCTCTCACATTGGAAAGCATTTGGAACTGCTCGGTAAGTAA
- a CDS encoding AraC family transcriptional regulator: MSETVTLNYGDEEGDFYIQHIRRTEPFGRTNHFHGTYEIYYLLSGQRAYFIKDRTYLISPGDIVFIDKHEVHKTSDLGMPGHERVVINFSDRFVGKDHPLYHPELFAAFEHPSHVFSLKLPDQIFVQTLLSKLTKELKDKATGYESYVKLLLTELLLFAGRCAEKLETAAIEHASPLHKKISEIVRFINSHFHESMTLPGISEQFYMSPYYLSRAFKEVTGFTFVEYINTTRIREAQKLLKETNLKMIEIAERTGFENIAHYGRTFKKLSRMTPVEYRKLNR, from the coding sequence ATGAGCGAAACAGTGACTTTGAATTACGGGGATGAAGAGGGAGACTTTTACATCCAGCACATTCGGAGAACGGAGCCGTTCGGGCGGACGAATCATTTTCACGGGACTTATGAAATCTATTATTTACTGTCCGGACAACGGGCTTATTTTATTAAAGACCGTACTTATTTGATCTCCCCCGGTGACATAGTATTCATAGATAAGCACGAGGTGCACAAGACATCCGACCTTGGTATGCCGGGCCATGAGAGGGTTGTCATCAATTTCAGCGACCGTTTCGTTGGTAAGGATCATCCCCTCTATCATCCTGAATTGTTCGCCGCTTTTGAGCATCCTTCGCATGTATTCAGTCTGAAGCTGCCGGATCAAATTTTTGTGCAAACTCTTCTGAGTAAGCTTACGAAAGAGCTGAAGGATAAGGCAACCGGGTATGAGAGCTATGTGAAGCTCCTGTTGACGGAACTGCTGCTGTTCGCTGGGCGCTGCGCGGAGAAGCTAGAGACGGCCGCCATTGAGCATGCAAGTCCCCTGCACAAAAAAATATCCGAAATTGTCCGGTTCATTAACAGCCACTTCCACGAGTCGATGACGCTGCCCGGGATATCGGAGCAATTCTATATGAGTCCGTATTACTTGAGCCGTGCCTTCAAGGAGGTAACCGGGTTTACGTTCGTGGAATATATCAATACGACTAGAATTCGGGAAGCGCAGAAGCTGCTTAAGGAGACCAATCTGAAAATGATTGAAATTGCGGAGCGGACCGGCTTTGAGAACATCGCCCATTATGGGAGAACGTTCAAGAAACTGTCCCGTATGACCCCAGTGGAATACAGGAAGCTCAACCGCTGA
- a CDS encoding MraY family glycosyltransferase, which produces MSFLIVLLLIPPLRKLAFHIDFVDKPKADNERKIHREPIPLTAGLAIFAGILSTYLLFVQEDWKRSAALFIGSILILAIGMVDDWYKTHGKELAAWPKLIVQLSAAVIVYASGVVFYGFNNPFTGQDIILPVWLQFFLTVTWIFGVTTVINFTDGMDGLAGGLSAIAAVTLFIVALTKGQQDSAIMAIILVGAALAYLRYNKPPAKVFMGDAGATLFGFLLGVIALDGAFKQATVLSVLIPILALGVPIFDNLFVVFKRFMNGKPIYQADASQAHYRLLRSGLNPNQVVLFLCLINVCFGLTSIILLLLTV; this is translated from the coding sequence ATGTCCTTTCTCATTGTGCTCCTGCTCATTCCCCCGCTCCGCAAACTGGCTTTCCATATCGATTTTGTAGACAAGCCCAAAGCGGACAACGAAAGAAAGATTCATAGAGAGCCGATTCCGTTAACTGCAGGCTTAGCTATTTTTGCAGGTATTCTATCTACATACTTACTATTCGTTCAAGAGGATTGGAAACGCTCCGCCGCACTCTTCATCGGCTCTATACTCATCCTTGCGATCGGCATGGTGGATGATTGGTACAAAACCCACGGCAAAGAGCTGGCCGCATGGCCAAAGCTGATCGTTCAGCTATCCGCAGCGGTAATCGTTTACGCCTCTGGCGTCGTATTCTACGGCTTCAACAACCCGTTTACAGGTCAAGATATTATTCTTCCGGTTTGGCTTCAGTTTTTTCTAACAGTCACTTGGATATTCGGAGTAACGACGGTCATTAATTTCACCGACGGCATGGACGGTCTGGCGGGAGGATTATCGGCAATTGCCGCCGTAACACTATTTATCGTCGCACTCACCAAGGGCCAGCAGGATTCCGCCATTATGGCGATCATCCTCGTAGGTGCTGCGCTGGCTTACCTTCGGTATAACAAGCCTCCGGCTAAAGTATTCATGGGTGACGCAGGCGCTACCTTATTCGGATTTCTGCTTGGGGTCATCGCGCTGGACGGCGCCTTCAAGCAAGCTACGGTGCTGTCGGTCCTGATTCCGATTCTGGCGCTCGGCGTCCCGATCTTCGACAACCTGTTTGTCGTCTTTAAGCGCTTCATGAACGGCAAGCCGATTTATCAGGCCGATGCCTCCCAAGCCCACTACCGGCTGCTGCGCAGCGGATTGAATCCGAATCAAGTCGTGCTGTTCCTTTGCTTGATCAATGTATGCTTCGGGTTAACCTCAATCATTTTGTTGCTGCTGACCGTGTAA
- a CDS encoding AbrB family transcriptional regulator produces MFKLTETLAVTFVGGLLFTLLDVPLSWMLGPLTAALLWQGLTKRELKWPVGFRNGGLLLLGYSMGLSFTAESARQIAGQLPSMLLATLLTVGFSLGFAWLIARRTGITLQSSVIGSVPGGLSQMVVLSEEIKGADQTVVSFMQTIRLLTVIFVVPFLAVHGLADSAAPGTGVLPQPAAAAASGAPAWAVPVITALVIASALLAMRLRLPTPWFLGPIIVAAALTVTNSGAPHLPTPLVLAAQWSLGIYLGLGIRFSALVGWRRLLPYSLAGGIAVVVLSLTLSYGYSLVLPISMVTAFLSTSPGGMTEMGVTAAAIGGDVSMVVAYQMFRILFILFIVPYLLRLGFRRHLKQHG; encoded by the coding sequence ATGTTCAAACTGACGGAAACGCTCGCGGTCACCTTTGTGGGAGGACTGCTGTTTACGCTGCTCGACGTTCCGCTCAGCTGGATGCTAGGCCCGCTTACAGCGGCATTGCTATGGCAAGGACTGACGAAGAGAGAGCTGAAATGGCCGGTCGGGTTTCGGAACGGAGGATTACTGTTATTGGGGTACAGCATGGGGTTGTCATTTACGGCAGAAAGCGCGCGCCAGATCGCCGGGCAGCTGCCCTCCATGCTGCTGGCGACGTTACTGACCGTCGGCTTCAGTCTGGGTTTTGCCTGGCTGATTGCTAGACGAACGGGCATCACGCTGCAGAGCAGCGTGATCGGCAGTGTACCCGGCGGATTGTCGCAGATGGTTGTGCTCAGCGAAGAGATTAAAGGAGCCGATCAAACCGTAGTCTCTTTTATGCAGACCATCCGTTTGCTGACGGTGATCTTCGTTGTGCCTTTCCTTGCTGTACACGGTCTGGCGGATTCGGCTGCTCCCGGGACCGGGGTGCTTCCGCAGCCTGCAGCAGCGGCAGCGTCCGGCGCTCCAGCCTGGGCGGTACCGGTTATAACTGCCCTAGTGATCGCTTCAGCACTGCTTGCTATGAGGCTAAGGCTGCCGACGCCGTGGTTTCTTGGTCCGATCATCGTTGCAGCCGCGCTTACAGTAACAAACTCGGGGGCACCGCACCTGCCGACACCGCTAGTCCTCGCGGCGCAGTGGAGCCTCGGTATCTATCTCGGCCTCGGCATCCGCTTCAGCGCTCTGGTGGGCTGGCGCCGTTTGCTGCCTTACTCGCTCGCCGGGGGGATCGCTGTTGTCGTGCTCTCATTAACACTGTCCTATGGCTATAGTCTTGTGCTGCCGATCAGCATGGTCACCGCCTTCCTCAGCACCTCCCCAGGCGGGATGACGGAGATGGGGGTGACGGCGGCAGCGATAGGAGGCGATGTTTCCATGGTCGTCGCTTACCAGATGTTCCGCATCTTGTTCATCCTCTTTATTGTCCCGTACTTGCTTCGCTTGGGATTTCGCCGTCATTTGAAGCAGCACGGGTGA
- a CDS encoding aminopeptidase: MLDPRIERLADVLVNYSTRVQPGENVLVEAFGIDNALVKSIVQKLHEAGGRPFVNLRDHQVTRELLMNATEEQIKTWAEFDAHQMTLMQAYIGVRGGNNIYELSDVPDENMKLYNKFYNHHVHSTIRVKKTKWVVLRYPTPSMSQLASMSTEAFEKLYFDVCTMDYSKMSKAMDALVDLMNTTDKVHLKAAGTDLTFSIKDIPAIKCAGEMNIPDGEVFTAPVRESVNGVISYNTPSPYNGFVFENVKLRFENGKIIEATANDTERINQIFDTDDGARFVGEFAIGVNPYILNPMKDILFDEKIAGSIHFTPGQAYDEADNGNRSSIHWDLVLIQRPEYGGGEIYFDDQLIRKDGLFVIPELEPLNPENLK, encoded by the coding sequence ATGTTAGATCCAAGAATAGAACGTTTAGCAGATGTTTTGGTTAATTACTCTACAAGGGTTCAGCCCGGGGAGAATGTACTGGTCGAAGCCTTTGGCATCGATAATGCGCTGGTTAAATCCATTGTCCAAAAGTTACACGAAGCAGGGGGCCGACCATTTGTTAACCTTCGGGATCATCAAGTAACAAGAGAGCTCCTCATGAACGCAACGGAAGAGCAAATCAAAACATGGGCAGAATTCGACGCTCACCAGATGACCCTAATGCAGGCTTATATCGGCGTCCGCGGCGGGAACAATATTTATGAATTATCGGATGTTCCCGATGAGAACATGAAGCTGTACAACAAATTCTATAACCATCATGTCCATTCTACGATTCGTGTAAAAAAAACAAAATGGGTCGTGCTTCGTTACCCGACTCCTTCGATGTCACAACTTGCTTCCATGAGCACAGAGGCGTTTGAAAAGCTTTACTTTGACGTATGTACAATGGATTATTCCAAAATGAGCAAAGCCATGGACGCTTTAGTTGATTTGATGAATACAACGGATAAGGTTCATTTAAAAGCTGCCGGGACGGACCTCACCTTCTCGATCAAAGACATTCCTGCAATTAAGTGTGCCGGTGAGATGAACATCCCCGATGGCGAAGTCTTCACAGCACCAGTCCGGGAATCCGTCAACGGAGTGATTTCATATAACACGCCTAGCCCCTACAACGGCTTTGTATTCGAGAATGTGAAGCTGCGGTTCGAGAACGGCAAAATCATTGAAGCGACAGCGAATGATACGGAGCGGATTAATCAAATTTTCGATACAGATGATGGGGCGAGGTTTGTCGGAGAATTTGCTATTGGCGTTAATCCCTACATATTAAATCCGATGAAAGACATTCTGTTTGATGAAAAAATAGCGGGAAGCATTCATTTTACTCCTGGTCAAGCGTATGATGAAGCAGATAACGGGAACCGATCCTCCATCCACTGGGATTTAGTGCTGATCCAAAGGCCCGAGTATGGCGGAGGAGAAATTTACTTCGATGACCAATTGATCCGTAAGGATGGACTTTTTGTCATTCCGGAATTGGAACCGTTAAATCCGGAGAACTTGAAATAA
- a CDS encoding YjcZ family sporulation protein: MSCVRGFGHGFTSTGVILVLFILLVIVSTAWFI; this comes from the coding sequence ATGAGCTGCGTAAGAGGTTTTGGTCATGGGTTCACTTCTACTGGAGTAATTCTGGTTCTGTTTATTCTTCTTGTCATTGTTTCTACTGCATGGTTCATCTAA
- a CDS encoding sporulation protein YjcZ: MSYAAGYGGLYTSTGVILVLFILLVIVSRAVWI, encoded by the coding sequence GTGAGCTATGCAGCTGGCTATGGAGGTCTATATACTTCTACCGGAGTAATTCTGGTTCTCTTTATTCTTTTGGTTATTGTGTCCCGTGCCGTGTGGATATAA
- a CDS encoding AAA family ATPase gives MRKLVFFIGPAGAGKTTLAKALAKKRRAAFFDMDTLLRPSAEAIMSLSGLDPDDRDSPLYKTRCRDLGYRVTMDTALDNVELGTDSFVVGPFTKESEDPQWIERELSRIGASLNDVDVKAVFVFLPNEELYRNRIQERGLPIDMWKLENWGEFSRSLVTRQIKWHVHASSVLYFDNSEQLSEEKLSLVERFVYKNDNRPLSQ, from the coding sequence ATGAGGAAACTGGTATTTTTCATAGGTCCTGCCGGAGCGGGGAAAACGACACTCGCAAAAGCCTTGGCCAAAAAACGCCGGGCTGCCTTTTTTGACATGGACACGCTATTGCGGCCTTCCGCAGAGGCGATCATGTCCCTATCCGGGCTTGACCCGGACGATAGGGATTCGCCGTTATACAAAACGCGCTGCCGGGATTTGGGCTACCGGGTCACGATGGACACCGCACTGGATAACGTAGAGCTTGGAACGGACTCATTCGTCGTTGGTCCGTTTACCAAGGAGTCCGAAGACCCACAGTGGATTGAGAGAGAGCTTTCGCGAATCGGCGCTTCGCTCAACGATGTTGACGTCAAGGCGGTTTTCGTGTTTCTCCCGAATGAGGAGCTTTACCGCAATCGAATTCAAGAAAGAGGCCTGCCTATAGATATGTGGAAGCTGGAGAATTGGGGCGAGTTCAGCCGTTCACTCGTTACCCGGCAAATCAAATGGCATGTACACGCGTCATCGGTTCTTTATTTCGATAATTCAGAACAGCTTTCCGAAGAGAAACTATCGCTTGTAGAACGATTTGTTTATAAAAACGACAATCGGCCCCTCTCGCAATGA
- the ndk gene encoding nucleoside-diphosphate kinase has protein sequence MEKTFLMIKPDGVQRQLIGKITQRFEDKGFQLIGAKLIRITKEQAEYHYAEHKERPFFGELVQFITSGPVFAMVWQGENVIQLSRTMMGKTNPLDAAPGTIRGDFAVQTGNNIIHGSDSPESAEREIAHFFQADELIAYERSIQSWI, from the coding sequence ATGGAAAAAACGTTCTTAATGATCAAGCCTGATGGGGTTCAACGCCAATTAATCGGAAAGATCACGCAGCGCTTTGAAGACAAAGGGTTTCAGCTTATCGGAGCGAAGCTGATCCGCATCACGAAAGAGCAAGCGGAGTACCACTACGCTGAGCACAAGGAAAGACCGTTCTTCGGTGAGCTGGTGCAGTTTATTACGTCCGGACCGGTATTCGCTATGGTATGGCAAGGAGAAAATGTCATTCAGTTGTCCCGTACGATGATGGGCAAGACGAACCCGCTGGACGCGGCTCCGGGAACCATCCGCGGCGACTTTGCCGTTCAAACGGGCAATAATATCATCCACGGATCCGACTCCCCGGAGAGTGCAGAGCGTGAGATCGCTCACTTTTTCCAAGCTGACGAACTGATCGCCTATGAGCGTTCGATTCAAAGCTGGATCTAA
- the ppdK gene encoding pyruvate, phosphate dikinase, translating to MRSVVPFEAGHAGMKQWLGGKGANLAEMTNAGLPVPPGFTITTEVCRAYYAADRQLPKGLMGEVEQAMKQLESVKGQRFGDPLNPLLVSVRSGSVTSMPGMMDTILNLGMNDETVRGLAELTGNPRFAYDCYRRLIQMFGSVVFDLESYHFEGLLHRMKEQSRVDYDSQVSAEVWMQLVEDYKAIILKETGRPFPQQVEEQLELAVEAVFRSWNNARAKVYRKVHHIPDEQGTAVNIQSMVFGNMGSDCGTGVVFTRNPSTGAKSLYGEYLMNAQGEDVVAGVRTPVPIAELKNDMPEVYDQLASTAESLELHYKDMQDIEFTVERGKLYLLQTRDGKRTAQAAVKIAVDLVREGIVERGEAIERIEPFHLDQLLHRAIDTDKPLNVLASGLPASPGAATGAAVFDADTAESWVRAGRKVILVRSETTPEDIHGVLAAEGVLTSRGGMTSHAAVVARGMGKPCVCGCESIRIEDRVFTVEVDGEMRVIREGDDISIDGATGRVILGGVSLREPVITTELQQLLSWADAIRTLQVYTNADTPEDAAKARSFGAEGIGLCRTEHMFMSADRVPVVQAMILAETDEERTEALSQLLPMQQDDFEGIFHAMNGLHVTIRLLDPPLHEFLPNLEQLIVQQERLRFQADADPSEREQLDKLLRKVRALHEMNPMLGTRGCRLGLVLPEIYEMQVEAVFRAVLSCMKEQVDVKPDIMIPLVGHANELKRMRELVERKAEEVLGDAARTFHYRIGTMIEVPRAAVTAAQIAAHADFFSFGTNDLTQMTFGYSRDDAEGKFLTHYVESKLLPDNPFQVLDRDGVGRLIEWAVEQGKSVKPQLKTSICGEHGGDKQSIFFCHAVGLDYVSCSPYRVPLARIAAAQAQLALGKVNKTDATGLVPERSA from the coding sequence ATGCGAAGCGTAGTTCCGTTCGAAGCAGGTCATGCCGGTATGAAACAATGGCTCGGAGGAAAAGGGGCCAATCTGGCGGAAATGACCAATGCCGGATTGCCGGTGCCGCCTGGTTTTACCATTACGACCGAGGTGTGCCGAGCGTATTATGCCGCCGACAGACAGCTTCCCAAGGGGCTTATGGGAGAAGTAGAGCAAGCCATGAAGCAGCTTGAATCCGTTAAGGGCCAGCGATTCGGCGATCCTCTGAATCCGCTGCTGGTTTCGGTCCGTTCCGGTTCGGTCACCTCAATGCCTGGCATGATGGATACGATCTTGAACCTGGGCATGAATGACGAAACAGTCCGAGGGCTTGCGGAGCTCACCGGCAACCCGCGTTTCGCTTATGATTGCTATAGACGGTTGATTCAAATGTTTGGCAGTGTCGTGTTTGATCTGGAGTCGTATCATTTTGAAGGCTTGCTACATCGCATGAAGGAGCAAAGTCGCGTCGATTATGATAGTCAGGTGAGCGCTGAAGTCTGGATGCAACTAGTTGAAGATTACAAAGCAATCATACTCAAAGAAACCGGACGTCCGTTTCCGCAGCAGGTTGAGGAACAGTTGGAGCTTGCGGTGGAAGCGGTGTTCCGTTCGTGGAACAATGCCCGTGCGAAGGTGTACCGCAAGGTTCACCACATCCCGGATGAGCAGGGCACGGCGGTAAATATTCAATCGATGGTATTCGGCAACATGGGAAGCGATTGCGGCACGGGTGTCGTGTTCACGCGCAATCCTTCTACCGGGGCGAAGTCGCTTTACGGCGAATACCTGATGAACGCGCAGGGCGAGGATGTCGTCGCCGGTGTTCGGACGCCGGTACCGATTGCCGAGCTGAAGAATGACATGCCTGAAGTATATGACCAATTGGCGAGTACGGCTGAATCGCTGGAGCTGCACTACAAGGATATGCAGGACATTGAATTTACGGTCGAGCGCGGAAAGCTGTACCTGCTGCAAACTCGAGACGGTAAACGGACCGCCCAGGCAGCTGTTAAGATCGCGGTAGATCTTGTACGCGAAGGCATTGTGGAGCGGGGAGAAGCGATTGAGCGGATCGAGCCGTTTCACCTGGATCAGCTGCTCCATCGGGCGATTGATACCGACAAACCCCTCAACGTTCTCGCAAGCGGGCTTCCGGCTTCGCCAGGAGCAGCGACGGGAGCAGCTGTCTTTGATGCTGATACAGCGGAGTCTTGGGTGCGCGCAGGCCGCAAGGTCATCCTGGTCCGTTCAGAGACAACGCCGGAGGATATTCATGGCGTGCTGGCTGCGGAAGGCGTGTTGACAAGCCGGGGCGGCATGACAAGCCATGCGGCAGTTGTCGCGCGAGGGATGGGTAAGCCGTGCGTCTGCGGCTGTGAATCCATCCGTATCGAGGATCGTGTCTTTACCGTTGAAGTCGACGGCGAGATGAGGGTCATCAGGGAAGGCGATGATATCTCGATTGACGGTGCTACGGGACGCGTCATTCTGGGAGGCGTGAGCCTGCGTGAGCCAGTGATCACTACGGAACTGCAACAGCTGCTGAGCTGGGCGGATGCGATTCGAACGCTGCAGGTGTACACGAATGCGGATACGCCGGAGGATGCGGCTAAAGCTCGAAGCTTTGGCGCTGAAGGCATTGGACTGTGCCGGACAGAGCATATGTTTATGTCCGCCGATCGGGTTCCGGTTGTACAGGCAATGATTCTCGCCGAGACGGATGAAGAACGCACCGAAGCGCTGTCGCAGCTGCTGCCTATGCAGCAGGACGATTTCGAGGGCATCTTTCACGCGATGAACGGTCTTCACGTAACGATCCGGCTGCTGGATCCTCCGCTGCATGAGTTTTTACCGAATCTGGAACAGTTGATCGTTCAGCAGGAGCGATTGCGCTTCCAGGCGGATGCCGATCCGTCGGAACGTGAACAGCTCGACAAGCTGCTGCGCAAAGTAAGGGCGCTGCATGAAATGAACCCGATGCTGGGAACACGGGGCTGCCGACTTGGTCTGGTGCTGCCTGAAATCTATGAGATGCAGGTGGAGGCTGTTTTCCGCGCCGTGCTCAGCTGTATGAAAGAGCAAGTAGATGTGAAGCCGGATATCATGATCCCGCTTGTTGGTCATGCCAATGAGCTGAAGCGGATGCGAGAGCTGGTCGAGCGCAAGGCCGAGGAAGTGCTGGGCGATGCGGCACGTACCTTCCATTACCGGATCGGCACAATGATCGAAGTGCCTCGCGCTGCTGTGACGGCGGCACAAATTGCGGCACATGCGGATTTCTTCTCGTTCGGGACGAATGATTTGACACAGATGACGTTCGGCTACAGCCGGGACGATGCGGAAGGCAAGTTCCTGACACATTACGTGGAGTCAAAGCTGCTGCCGGATAATCCGTTCCAGGTGCTGGATCGGGATGGCGTCGGCCGGTTGATTGAGTGGGCGGTCGAACAAGGAAAATCTGTGAAACCGCAGCTGAAGACGAGTATATGTGGTGAGCACGGCGGCGACAAGCAGTCGATCTTCTTTTGCCATGCAGTAGGACTTGACTATGTGAGCTGTTCGCCTTACCGGGTACCGCTCGCCCGAATCGCTGCAGCTCAGGCTCAGCTGGCTTTGGGTAAAGTCAACAAGACCGATGCGACAGGTCTTGTTCCGGAGCGAAGCGCATAA
- the murA gene encoding UDP-N-acetylglucosamine 1-carboxyvinyltransferase, translated as MRFIQIEPAGPLQGSITIPGSKNSSLALLAAACLADGQVTLEGIPDIYDVKVIAGIGRDIGLRLSRMPNGSIVIDPRYIHSAIIDPGKASSYRASYYFAGALLAKFGRVTVGFPGGDDFSSRPIDQHMKAFKALGAKVVFHEDHYVVEASTLRGAEIYFDTVTSGATINTMLAAVRAQGRTNLYHAAVDPEVVDTAAFLNGLGAKIYGAGTDRIRIEGVPYLNGGIHTVIPDRLVAGAFLMAAGMTGGCVTVTDVIPEHLGSCISKLIEAGLAVECSESGITAYGMNAIKATRIRAAMYPGFATDLQQPMTALLTQARGKSIITDKVYPNRFNHVPQLRRMGAEIEVRGESAFIRGGRPLVGNWVHATDVRAGTSLILAGLTAEGCTRISGVEHVERGYDDVIGSFQSLGARISLQNAQNTEQAEEAAGTI; from the coding sequence ATGAGATTTATTCAAATCGAACCTGCAGGACCGCTTCAAGGCTCCATAACGATACCCGGCTCTAAGAACAGCTCGCTTGCCCTGCTTGCCGCTGCCTGTTTGGCGGACGGTCAAGTAACGCTGGAGGGTATTCCCGATATTTATGATGTCAAGGTGATTGCCGGGATTGGGCGTGATATCGGTTTAAGACTGTCACGCATGCCGAACGGCAGCATTGTAATTGATCCGCGGTACATTCACAGCGCCATTATTGACCCAGGCAAAGCTTCTTCGTACCGTGCTTCGTATTATTTTGCCGGTGCGCTGCTTGCCAAGTTCGGAAGGGTTACCGTTGGTTTTCCCGGAGGGGACGATTTCTCTTCCAGGCCGATTGACCAGCATATGAAAGCATTTAAGGCGCTGGGCGCAAAGGTTGTATTTCATGAGGATCATTATGTAGTGGAAGCAAGTACGCTTCGGGGTGCGGAAATTTATTTCGATACGGTTACGTCGGGGGCGACAATCAACACCATGCTGGCCGCCGTACGGGCCCAGGGCAGAACGAACTTGTACCATGCAGCCGTCGATCCGGAGGTTGTCGATACAGCTGCGTTTCTGAACGGGCTGGGGGCAAAAATATACGGTGCCGGAACGGACCGGATACGCATTGAAGGAGTGCCGTACTTAAACGGAGGAATCCATACCGTTATTCCGGATCGCCTTGTGGCCGGCGCTTTTTTGATGGCGGCGGGGATGACAGGGGGGTGCGTCACGGTAACCGATGTTATCCCGGAGCATCTGGGTTCCTGTATTTCCAAGCTCATTGAAGCGGGATTGGCGGTTGAATGCTCCGAATCAGGCATCACGGCGTACGGAATGAATGCGATTAAGGCAACACGTATCCGAGCTGCCATGTATCCGGGCTTCGCTACAGACCTGCAGCAGCCAATGACCGCCCTGCTAACGCAGGCCAGGGGCAAGAGCATCATCACGGATAAAGTATATCCCAATAGGTTTAATCATGTGCCGCAGCTGCGAAGGATGGGAGCGGAGATCGAGGTGCGCGGGGAGAGTGCGTTTATCCGCGGCGGCCGTCCGCTTGTCGGCAACTGGGTGCATGCCACCGACGTTCGGGCGGGAACGTCTCTGATCTTGGCCGGACTAACCGCCGAAGGCTGTACGCGCATAAGTGGTGTGGAACATGTGGAGCGCGGCTATGATGACGTCATCGGCAGCTTCCAGTCGCTTGGGGCTCGAATATCGCTGCAGAATGCCCAAAATACGGAGCAGGCTGAGGAAGCAGCAGGAACAATTTGA